In a genomic window of Polycladomyces abyssicola:
- a CDS encoding 3D domain-containing protein — MKKILLIGIGIVSILLLSGTLVYAMQEDVTITFSDKDQPLVTSVMGGTLEEALESEGYDIQKLKKKYIPSIPWNQTLPDNAKVQLLCQCKVQLEVGGQKTGTYTTKQPTVGQFLAERHIELNRWDQVNAPLNAKITDNMLLVVDRIEKRIKKKVELTPYKTVKKEDPKLQKGKEQVLKEGVKGKRIYEVALIYKNGKPLVTDERLIEEILPVHMLVAVGTGTEIPKEQKEDTQVAEEHGSSKIAGLEYTKTMDVEATGYTSSGNAKTATGTTPHRGTVAVDPDVIPLGTKMYIPGYGVGVAEDTGGAVDGNIIDLYFDSEQEAIQWGRRNVTIYILKD; from the coding sequence ATGAAAAAAATCCTTTTGATCGGTATCGGGATTGTGTCCATCCTGCTCCTTTCCGGAACACTGGTCTATGCGATGCAAGAAGATGTGACCATCACCTTCAGCGATAAAGATCAGCCCTTGGTCACCAGTGTGATGGGGGGCACATTGGAAGAGGCATTGGAAAGCGAAGGGTACGACATCCAAAAACTGAAAAAGAAATATATTCCCAGTATTCCGTGGAACCAAACGCTTCCCGACAATGCCAAGGTCCAACTGCTGTGCCAATGCAAAGTTCAGTTGGAGGTCGGCGGTCAAAAAACGGGAACCTATACTACGAAGCAACCTACAGTGGGACAGTTTTTGGCGGAGCGCCACATTGAGCTGAATCGGTGGGATCAGGTGAACGCCCCACTGAATGCCAAGATCACAGACAACATGTTGCTGGTCGTAGACCGAATCGAGAAACGGATCAAAAAGAAAGTGGAGCTTACGCCCTATAAGACGGTGAAAAAAGAAGACCCCAAATTGCAAAAAGGCAAAGAGCAAGTGCTCAAAGAAGGCGTCAAGGGCAAAAGGATCTACGAAGTGGCGTTGATCTACAAAAACGGCAAACCTCTAGTAACAGATGAACGCTTAATTGAAGAAATTCTCCCAGTACATATGCTCGTCGCCGTCGGCACAGGAACGGAGATACCAAAAGAACAAAAAGAGGATACGCAAGTGGCTGAAGAGCATGGCTCTTCCAAAATCGCCGGTTTGGAATATACCAAAACGATGGACGTTGAAGCGACAGGATACACTTCCAGCGGCAACGCCAAAACCGCGACCGGGACCACACCTCACCGCGGAACGGTTGCCGTCGACCCGGATGTGATTCCATTGGGGACCAAAATGTACATTCCGGGTTACGGTGTGGGTGTGGCCGAAGATACCGGCGGCGCCGTCGACGGGAACATTATCGATCTGTATTTCGATTCGGAGCAGGAGGCAATCCAATGGGGTCGTCGAAACGTGACGATTTACATTCTAAAAGATTAG
- a CDS encoding VanW family protein: MKRAVMIAVVLLWVYGCGIAQEPLKSGQSHPKATPTPQMFIMETDGQQWSVDLRRFGYDGVDPTTLNRGEFHAWLKPIEERVYRAPKNARFVSRTIQPHQNGRKLDQQKIDDWLDNIHEYVNQSLPVPYRTLYPTITTEMLEQIKEKRIGRYSTLYNPNHTNRSHNIWLSAKAIDYHVVDVGEVFSFNQVVGPRLVSRGYKPAPIIVRGEYTEGIGGGICQTSSTLFNAVDQAGLRIIQRVSHSKEVTYVPIGRDATVSWGGPDFRFQNQLNQPVLIVAQARYGRLTVSIYGPEEIRNQPHPVPEAPRQIPESEKVPPTQPQPLEKKSEYEEAPIPPSQLPRSYGEGMESTSPGNATVAH; the protein is encoded by the coding sequence ATGAAACGAGCGGTGATGATCGCGGTGGTGCTACTGTGGGTGTATGGCTGTGGCATCGCCCAGGAACCTCTAAAGTCGGGTCAGTCACATCCGAAAGCGACCCCCACACCGCAAATGTTCATTATGGAAACGGATGGACAACAATGGTCTGTGGATCTGCGCAGGTTTGGATATGATGGAGTCGATCCGACAACGTTGAACCGAGGAGAGTTCCATGCGTGGTTAAAACCGATTGAGGAACGTGTATACCGAGCACCGAAAAACGCCCGGTTTGTCAGCCGGACCATTCAGCCTCACCAGAACGGTCGCAAATTGGATCAACAGAAAATCGACGACTGGCTTGACAACATCCATGAATATGTAAACCAATCTTTGCCCGTACCGTACCGAACGCTGTATCCAACCATCACCACGGAAATGTTGGAACAGATTAAAGAAAAACGCATCGGACGTTATTCCACCTTGTACAATCCGAATCACACCAATCGATCACATAACATCTGGTTGTCAGCCAAGGCTATTGACTATCATGTGGTGGATGTGGGGGAAGTGTTTTCCTTCAATCAAGTGGTCGGACCACGGTTGGTATCCCGCGGCTACAAGCCGGCGCCGATTATCGTGCGTGGTGAGTACACGGAAGGCATCGGCGGAGGCATTTGTCAAACGTCCAGTACCTTGTTCAACGCTGTCGACCAAGCGGGATTGCGTATCATCCAACGAGTGAGCCACAGTAAAGAGGTAACTTATGTCCCGATCGGCAGGGATGCAACCGTCTCGTGGGGTGGACCCGATTTCCGGTTTCAAAATCAATTGAATCAACCGGTACTGATTGTGGCACAGGCACGGTACGGCAGGTTAACTGTGTCGATTTACGGTCCGGAAGAAATTCGGAACCAGCCACACCCTGTACCCGAAGCGCCACGGCAGATACCGGAATCGGAAAAAGTGCCACCGACCCAGCCGCAGCCGTTGGAAAAGAAATCGGAGTATGAAGAAGCACCGATTCCGCCGTCACAACTTCCTCGCTCCTATGGCGAAGGGATGGAAAGTACCTCGCCGGGAAACGCCACCGTGGCTCACTAG
- a CDS encoding cytochrome ubiquinol oxidase subunit I, with translation MDGLTISRLLTAETLGFHIIWATIGVGLPIFISIAEAWGIYKKDPHYILMARRWTRGFVITVAVGVVTGTCIGLMLSLLWPRFMQVAGNTISLPLFMETFAFFFEAIFLGIYLYTWDRFRTPIYHWLTSIPIILGSTMSAVFITTVNAWMNTPAGFSVKNRTLTNIRPLEAMLNPATPTKVAHVLSSAYLTGAFLLASIAAYSILKGHQHVYFQKALRLTMVSGFILAIATLIAGDLSGKFLAKHQPEKLAAAEWHFETQRHAPLVVGGILDPETLEVRYGIEIPSALSILAKGSPSAEVIGLNDFPRHLWPPLYVHYLFDLMVGIGFYLIFISAVFLFLWAKKGWNEWHPWVMRGILAGGPLSFLAIEAGWIYAEVGRQPWMIRGMMTVKEGVTTSEHTLPVFWIFTFLYFALGIIAVTVLIRLFRNKTPESELADRNIIL, from the coding sequence GTGGACGGATTGACGATCAGTCGGCTGTTGACGGCTGAAACGCTGGGTTTTCACATCATTTGGGCAACCATCGGCGTCGGATTGCCCATTTTTATCTCCATCGCGGAAGCATGGGGAATTTACAAGAAAGATCCCCATTACATCCTCATGGCCCGCAGATGGACACGTGGGTTTGTTATCACCGTCGCCGTAGGGGTTGTGACGGGAACGTGTATCGGCTTGATGCTCAGCCTCTTGTGGCCCCGGTTCATGCAAGTGGCCGGCAACACGATCAGTTTGCCCCTTTTTATGGAGACGTTTGCATTTTTCTTTGAAGCGATCTTTCTCGGCATTTACCTGTACACTTGGGACCGTTTCCGAACACCGATCTATCACTGGTTGACATCGATCCCGATTATCCTTGGTTCAACCATGTCGGCTGTATTTATCACGACAGTGAATGCTTGGATGAATACACCGGCCGGGTTTTCCGTCAAAAATCGTACGTTGACCAATATCCGTCCGTTGGAGGCCATGCTGAATCCGGCCACACCGACCAAAGTGGCACACGTGTTGTCTTCCGCTTACCTGACAGGCGCGTTTCTGCTGGCTTCCATCGCGGCATATTCCATTTTGAAGGGACATCAACACGTCTATTTTCAAAAAGCGCTCCGATTGACGATGGTCTCCGGATTCATCCTCGCCATCGCCACCTTGATCGCCGGGGACCTGTCCGGCAAGTTCCTGGCTAAACATCAACCGGAAAAGCTGGCGGCCGCCGAATGGCACTTTGAGACGCAACGCCATGCACCGCTTGTGGTGGGCGGCATTCTGGACCCCGAAACGTTGGAAGTCCGATATGGTATAGAGATTCCGTCGGCCCTGAGCATTTTGGCAAAGGGAAGTCCTTCTGCGGAAGTGATCGGGCTGAATGATTTCCCTCGACACCTTTGGCCGCCGCTGTATGTTCATTACCTGTTTGACTTGATGGTGGGGATCGGCTTCTACCTGATTTTTATCTCCGCTGTATTCCTCTTCCTATGGGCAAAAAAAGGATGGAATGAATGGCACCCATGGGTGATGCGCGGCATTCTCGCCGGTGGACCCTTATCTTTCCTCGCCATCGAAGCGGGTTGGATCTACGCGGAAGTCGGACGGCAACCATGGATGATCCGCGGGATGATGACAGTGAAGGAAGGTGTGACCACATCGGAACACACACTGCCGGTGTTTTGGATCTTCACATTCCTCTACTTCGCTCTGGGCATCATCGCGGTGACCGTATTGATCCGTCTGTTCAGAAACAAAACACCGGAATCGGAACTGGCCGACCGCAACATCATCCTGTAG
- a CDS encoding cytochrome d ubiquinol oxidase subunit II, with the protein MHLEWIGIMVLWTFLYGYLIVASIDFGAGFFSYYSAVTKREHIINKIIDRYLSPVWEVTNVFLVFFFVGLVGFFPETAYYYGTALLLPGGIALLLLAIRGSFYAFANYGARKSRLYLFLYGATGLFIPASLSTVLTISEGGFIRKEGDDVIFLPDRLLTSPYSWVVVFLALVSVLYISASFLTFYAHRAEDRPAMELLRKYALAWSGPTILASFLVFVGLSQHNPQHFAKTMELWWMFALSLGCFLGAVTLIWKRKALGWAFVLVMLQYAFAFYGYGISHLPYLLYPYVTIHSALTNSTMGVALVTAFIAGLFLLVPSLYLLLRLFLFNAKYVRGEKGGPHS; encoded by the coding sequence GTGCATCTGGAATGGATCGGGATCATGGTGCTGTGGACTTTTCTGTATGGCTATCTGATCGTGGCGTCCATCGACTTTGGAGCTGGATTTTTTTCCTATTACAGTGCGGTAACCAAACGGGAACACATCATCAACAAGATCATCGACCGGTATTTATCCCCTGTATGGGAAGTCACCAACGTGTTTCTGGTGTTCTTTTTCGTCGGATTGGTCGGTTTTTTTCCTGAAACAGCGTATTACTACGGAACCGCCTTACTACTCCCCGGCGGAATCGCCCTCTTGTTGCTGGCGATCCGTGGTTCGTTTTACGCCTTTGCCAACTACGGAGCGCGGAAGAGTCGGTTGTATCTGTTTCTGTACGGTGCGACCGGGTTGTTTATCCCCGCCTCTCTGTCTACAGTATTGACCATCTCCGAAGGGGGGTTCATCCGCAAAGAAGGCGATGATGTCATCTTTTTGCCGGATCGGCTGTTGACCAGCCCGTATTCCTGGGTAGTCGTCTTTCTCGCCTTGGTAAGTGTACTCTATATCAGTGCCAGCTTCCTGACGTTTTATGCACACCGTGCAGAAGACCGTCCCGCCATGGAACTGTTGCGCAAATATGCACTCGCCTGGAGCGGACCGACGATTTTGGCCAGTTTTCTCGTCTTTGTGGGTTTGTCTCAGCACAATCCCCAGCATTTTGCCAAAACCATGGAGCTGTGGTGGATGTTTGCCTTATCCCTGGGCTGCTTCCTCGGAGCGGTCACCCTGATCTGGAAGCGTAAAGCGTTGGGATGGGCGTTCGTCCTCGTCATGCTGCAGTATGCATTCGCTTTCTATGGTTACGGTATCTCCCACCTGCCGTACCTGTTGTACCCGTATGTGACGATACACTCCGCATTGACCAACTCCACGATGGGAGTGGCGTTGGTGACGGCGTTTATTGCGGGCCTGTTTTTGCTCGTTCCATCATTGTATCTCTTGTTGCGGTTGTTTCTGTTCAATGCAAAATACGTCCGCGGTGAAAAAGGAGGCCCTCACTCTTAA
- a CDS encoding gamma-glutamyl-gamma-aminobutyrate hydrolase family protein codes for MRPLIGLTMSLKEERRQTLSRDYSDAVRNAGGTPVAIPYCNDPEAVSEMASRLDGLVLTGGGDIDPSLFGEEPLPGLGEIVPERDRMETDLVCLLLERDKPLLAVCRGCQILNIAVGGDMYQDLYTQRDGLLQHRQQSPRHHATHAIQLVEGTLLHRLAQADTVRVNSFHHQAVRRVPSPLRVAARTVDGVIEAIESARHRFVVGVQWHPECMAKTDAFSRRLFEALVEAAERRFGRSGKGGVMSVGE; via the coding sequence ATGAGGCCGTTGATCGGGTTGACGATGTCCCTTAAGGAAGAACGGCGGCAGACGTTGTCTCGGGATTACAGCGATGCGGTCCGAAACGCGGGAGGAACACCTGTGGCGATTCCGTACTGTAATGATCCGGAGGCTGTATCTGAGATGGCAAGTCGTTTAGACGGTTTGGTGTTAACCGGTGGAGGGGATATCGATCCATCGTTGTTTGGGGAAGAGCCGTTACCCGGACTGGGAGAGATTGTGCCGGAACGGGATCGCATGGAGACGGATCTGGTCTGTCTTTTATTGGAAAGGGATAAACCGCTTCTGGCTGTCTGTCGGGGATGTCAGATATTGAACATCGCTGTGGGAGGAGACATGTATCAAGATTTGTATACCCAACGCGACGGTCTGCTTCAGCATCGTCAGCAATCGCCCCGTCACCATGCCACACATGCGATCCAGCTCGTGGAAGGCACCTTGTTGCATCGTTTGGCTCAGGCGGATACTGTCCGGGTTAACAGCTTTCATCATCAAGCCGTTCGCAGAGTTCCCTCTCCGTTGCGGGTTGCCGCACGGACGGTCGATGGTGTGATCGAGGCAATCGAAAGCGCGCGACACCGGTTTGTCGTGGGTGTACAGTGGCATCCCGAATGCATGGCAAAGACGGACGCTTTTTCCCGGAGATTGTTTGAAGCATTGGTGGAAGCAGCGGAACGTCGCTTCGGTCGGAGCGGAAAAGGTGGTGTGATGTCCGTGGGAGAATGA
- a CDS encoding DUF378 domain-containing protein, producing the protein MGRLAFILVIVGALNWLLVGLFQWDMVSAIFGGDATRESSIVSRIIYSLVGLAGIYSIKYLFEDRAPVRQTE; encoded by the coding sequence GTGGGGCGCTTGGCTTTCATATTGGTGATTGTCGGTGCTTTGAACTGGCTGCTGGTCGGACTGTTTCAATGGGATATGGTTTCCGCCATCTTTGGAGGAGACGCCACGCGCGAATCCTCGATTGTCAGTCGGATCATTTATAGCCTCGTGGGGTTGGCGGGAATTTACTCCATCAAATACTTGTTTGAAGATCGGGCACCCGTACGTCAAACAGAATAA
- the ispG gene encoding flavodoxin-dependent (E)-4-hydroxy-3-methylbut-2-enyl-diphosphate synthase: protein MFHRTETRPVKVGNIQIGGNDQVVIQSMTTTKTHDVKATVEEINRLAEAGCQIVRIAVPDMRAAEAIPLIKKEVNVPLVADIHFDYKLALKAIEGGIDKIRINPGNIGRREKVEAVVKAAKERGIPIRIGVNAGSLEKRILEKYGYPTAEGMVESALYHIGILEELDFHDIVVSLKASDVRLAIEAYKKAAETFRYPLHLGITESGTLFSGTVKSAAGLGALLAMGIGSTIRISLSADPVEEVKVARELLKAFGLAANAATLISCPTCGRIEIDLISIANEIEEYISKIQAPIKVSVLGCAVNGPGEAKEADIGIAGARGEGLLFRHGKIIRKIPEEKMVEELKKEIDKLAEEYRKQQTEQGA, encoded by the coding sequence ATGTTCCATCGAACGGAAACCAGACCCGTTAAAGTTGGGAACATCCAAATCGGCGGGAATGATCAAGTGGTCATTCAAAGTATGACCACCACCAAAACGCACGATGTCAAAGCAACAGTGGAAGAAATCAATCGACTGGCGGAAGCGGGTTGCCAAATTGTCCGTATTGCGGTGCCGGACATGCGGGCTGCGGAAGCCATCCCGTTGATCAAAAAAGAAGTAAACGTGCCGTTGGTGGCGGACATTCATTTTGATTACAAATTGGCGTTGAAAGCGATTGAAGGCGGGATCGACAAGATCCGGATCAACCCCGGTAACATCGGTCGACGTGAAAAAGTGGAAGCCGTGGTCAAGGCTGCAAAAGAACGGGGCATTCCCATCCGGATCGGAGTTAACGCAGGTTCATTGGAAAAACGGATTTTGGAGAAATACGGCTATCCGACCGCAGAGGGAATGGTCGAAAGCGCCCTCTACCATATTGGCATTTTGGAAGAGCTCGATTTCCACGACATCGTCGTATCGCTCAAAGCGTCTGATGTGCGTCTCGCGATCGAGGCTTACAAAAAAGCGGCTGAAACATTCCGCTATCCGCTCCATCTCGGTATTACCGAATCGGGCACATTGTTCTCAGGCACAGTAAAAAGCGCCGCCGGCTTGGGTGCGCTTTTGGCGATGGGGATCGGCTCCACCATTCGGATTTCCTTGAGCGCTGATCCGGTGGAGGAAGTGAAAGTAGCGCGGGAATTGCTCAAAGCTTTCGGATTGGCCGCCAATGCCGCTACGTTGATCTCCTGTCCCACTTGCGGGCGCATTGAGATTGATTTGATCAGCATTGCCAATGAGATTGAGGAATACATCTCCAAAATTCAAGCACCGATCAAGGTGTCCGTCTTGGGTTGCGCGGTCAACGGTCCAGGGGAAGCCAAAGAAGCGGACATTGGGATCGCCGGTGCGCGCGGAGAGGGATTGTTGTTCCGGCATGGAAAGATCATCCGCAAAATCCCGGAAGAGAAAATGGTGGAGGAACTGAAGAAAGAGATTGATAAGCTGGCGGAAGAGTATCGCAAACAGCAAACAGAACAAGGTGCTTAA
- a CDS encoding YkuS family protein: protein MAKRIAVEDDLKHVQEYLRHNGYEVVPLNASTQLDTCDCCVISGVDKDVMGMQNIDTGAPVISAKGQTVEEVYRAVQERAGT, encoded by the coding sequence ATGGCGAAACGCATCGCTGTGGAAGATGATTTGAAACACGTACAAGAATATCTGCGTCACAATGGTTATGAAGTCGTTCCGTTGAACGCGTCGACTCAGCTTGACACTTGCGATTGCTGTGTGATTTCAGGTGTGGACAAAGATGTGATGGGAATGCAAAACATTGACACGGGCGCACCGGTGATCAGTGCCAAGGGACAGACGGTGGAAGAAGTGTACCGTGCAGTCCAGGAACGTGCGGGAACCTGA
- a CDS encoding YqzE family protein → MSSKDLIRMMLERMIWYVETPKQERKQLQKKKEPWTLRWFGMLPISLSMMMNKRKERIRRS, encoded by the coding sequence TTGTCTTCCAAAGATTTGATACGCATGATGTTGGAACGGATGATCTGGTATGTGGAAACACCGAAGCAGGAACGCAAACAATTGCAGAAAAAGAAAGAGCCGTGGACTTTACGATGGTTTGGCATGCTTCCCATTTCGTTGAGCATGATGATGAACAAGCGAAAGGAACGGATCAGGAGATCATGA
- a CDS encoding type II secretion system protein, whose product MKKFGVERGFTLAEVLTALMILGLLAVTAIPAFAELRIRQQVQDERFEAVQLIQEQMERLQRERVVPPVNRTMEMSRAGTMFRVTLHKKWIHSRLLESEVVIRWRDFRKQEQLLRLRARQFMP is encoded by the coding sequence GTGAAAAAGTTTGGCGTTGAACGCGGTTTCACATTGGCAGAGGTGTTAACCGCGCTGATGATTCTCGGTTTGTTGGCTGTTACGGCCATTCCGGCATTTGCCGAGTTGCGAATCCGACAACAGGTGCAGGATGAGCGCTTTGAAGCCGTTCAGTTGATACAGGAACAAATGGAACGTCTCCAACGGGAACGGGTTGTGCCGCCGGTCAACAGGACGATGGAGATGAGCCGCGCTGGGACGATGTTTCGGGTCACTCTCCACAAAAAGTGGATTCATTCCCGTTTGTTGGAGTCGGAAGTGGTGATACGATGGCGGGACTTTCGGAAACAAGAACAACTTCTTCGTCTGCGCGCCCGTCAGTTTATGCCCTGA
- a CDS encoding GspH/FimT family pseudopilin, with product MCLMLGRTSIPGKEGGWTLLEMALTLACIGLLAALAFPAAAQIGERVDREMTLSRLQSDLRMAQRWAVSREREVVVQVMKDGRHYRILSGSTVWRTGEVPRRYRLVSNYPGGRLEFHRSGQVRGGTIHLMEGNTVRGKVIVQVASGRVRVETVP from the coding sequence ATGTGTTTGATGCTTGGGCGGACATCCATCCCCGGGAAGGAAGGCGGATGGACTTTGTTGGAGATGGCATTGACTCTGGCATGTATCGGTCTGTTGGCCGCGTTGGCATTTCCGGCCGCGGCGCAAATCGGGGAACGGGTGGATCGGGAGATGACTTTGTCCCGCCTGCAATCGGATTTGCGTATGGCACAGCGGTGGGCGGTGAGCCGCGAACGGGAGGTGGTTGTACAAGTGATGAAAGATGGTCGACATTATCGAATTCTCTCCGGTTCCACCGTATGGAGGACGGGTGAAGTGCCGCGAAGATACCGACTGGTCAGCAACTATCCGGGCGGTCGTCTAGAATTTCATCGAAGCGGGCAGGTGCGGGGTGGAACGATTCACCTGATGGAGGGAAACACGGTCCGGGGAAAGGTGATCGTCCAGGTGGCGTCGGGGCGTGTCCGTGTGGAGACGGTACCGTGA
- a CDS encoding competence type IV pilus major pilin ComGC, with amino-acid sequence MRSPIGNQRGFTLVEMLVVLFIIGVIIAIALPNLKSAGEKAQARACQANRQLIGAQADNYYLEMGKYPPNVAELKKRGYLRTEPVCPAHGKYTIQPDAPPEKRVRCSKHGE; translated from the coding sequence ATGCGTTCCCCGATCGGGAACCAACGGGGATTCACCTTGGTGGAAATGTTGGTGGTGCTGTTCATCATCGGCGTGATCATCGCCATCGCCTTACCCAACTTGAAATCGGCCGGAGAAAAGGCGCAGGCCCGGGCGTGTCAAGCCAACCGACAACTGATCGGCGCTCAGGCGGACAATTATTACCTGGAGATGGGAAAATACCCTCCCAACGTGGCGGAATTGAAAAAAAGAGGGTATCTCAGAACAGAACCCGTATGCCCCGCCCACGGCAAATATACGATCCAACCGGATGCACCGCCGGAAAAACGGGTTCGTTGTTCGAAACATGGTGAGTAG
- a CDS encoding type II secretion system F family protein, whose amino-acid sequence MRKWKWTAERLAMFSRTLAHLLDSGFPLLPGIAILAEQRVITSAQAERIRQKLNEGVSFSQALREEGMPPLFLSFVSAAEEHGDYGQGLHQCEAYYHELARRRREIGQAVIYPVIVFVLVILSFLFLITTVIPRFAVLYETMGLELPPFTVGMIRLYTWLNDALVWVVWSVALLSVIGIGLRMLPSRGRTPWIERLVRLPMVRRMFRYRFTHYFSIQLGLLLRAGVPLLRALDIMRELTPWWSLKASIDRVRSCLLSGESLHNALKHGGSDLLLPTLSQWVALGEETGRLDQALLSMAKGTEVLMHEQIRRFTRSLEPVLIFCIGLMIAVTVMALFLPMLQLVKAI is encoded by the coding sequence TTGAGGAAATGGAAGTGGACGGCGGAACGGTTGGCGATGTTCAGTCGGACGCTCGCTCACCTGCTGGATAGCGGATTCCCGCTGTTGCCCGGCATTGCGATTCTGGCGGAACAACGGGTGATCACTTCCGCACAGGCCGAACGGATCCGGCAAAAGTTGAATGAAGGAGTCAGTTTCTCACAAGCCTTGCGGGAAGAAGGGATGCCACCGCTTTTTCTATCGTTCGTCAGTGCGGCGGAAGAGCACGGAGATTATGGGCAGGGGTTGCATCAGTGCGAAGCGTACTATCACGAGCTTGCGCGCAGGAGACGGGAAATCGGGCAGGCCGTGATCTATCCCGTAATCGTGTTCGTTTTGGTGATTCTTTCGTTTCTTTTTCTGATCACTACTGTCATTCCGCGATTTGCGGTCTTATATGAAACAATGGGTTTGGAATTACCCCCGTTCACGGTCGGAATGATTCGCCTCTATACCTGGCTGAATGATGCTCTGGTGTGGGTGGTGTGGAGTGTTGCTCTCTTGAGTGTGATAGGGATCGGTTTGCGCATGCTGCCTTCCCGGGGACGTACACCGTGGATCGAACGGCTAGTTCGATTGCCGATGGTTCGGCGGATGTTTCGCTATCGTTTTACACACTATTTTTCCATTCAGCTGGGATTGTTGCTGAGGGCGGGCGTTCCGCTCTTGCGCGCATTGGACATCATGCGGGAGTTGACACCATGGTGGTCGTTAAAGGCATCCATTGACCGGGTTCGATCTTGCTTGTTGTCGGGAGAATCCCTGCACAATGCGTTGAAACACGGTGGATCCGATCTGTTATTGCCGACGCTTTCCCAATGGGTCGCTCTGGGAGAGGAAACCGGGCGACTGGATCAAGCCCTGTTGTCGATGGCCAAGGGAACGGAAGTATTGATGCATGAACAAATTCGCCGATTTACACGAAGTTTGGAACCCGTACTCATCTTTTGCATCGGTCTCATGATCGCTGTCACGGTGATGGCGCTGTTTTTACCAATGCTACAGCTGGTGAAAGCCATATAG
- a CDS encoding GspE/PulE family protein: MDIPASIAKLLERAIDMRASDIHVEPQGDGLRIRFRIDGFLTVIDRIPSEWMLRYVSRLKVMGHLDIGEKRLPQDGAMTIRHRGEKVDVRISTMPTVHGEKVVLRLLRDRPDGWLLAELGMDEPELSRVTRLIARPHGLIVVTGPTGAGKTTTLYAMLRELNRPETNIVTLEDPVEYQMPGVNQIQIHPKAGFTFAAGLRAVLRQDPNVIMVGEIRDRETADIAVRAAMTGHLVLSTLHTPDALSSITRLLDMGVEPYRVAATLIGAVAQRLVRRVCGSCVGEGCPDCQQTGYHGRTGVFEVVTVDESLSRGIAEGWPSERMRKHLLHRGVRTIADHVKERAAAGITTWEECLRVVEYIEEMEVDGGTVGDVQSDARSPAG; this comes from the coding sequence ATGGATATTCCGGCATCGATTGCGAAATTGCTGGAGCGGGCGATTGACATGCGAGCCAGCGATATCCATGTGGAGCCACAGGGGGACGGTTTGCGCATCCGGTTTCGAATCGACGGATTTTTGACGGTGATCGATCGCATTCCGTCTGAGTGGATGTTACGATACGTGTCCCGCTTAAAAGTGATGGGCCATTTGGATATCGGGGAAAAACGTCTGCCCCAGGATGGGGCGATGACGATCCGACATCGGGGTGAAAAGGTGGATGTGCGCATATCTACGATGCCAACCGTGCACGGGGAAAAGGTGGTTCTCCGTTTGTTGCGCGACCGTCCTGACGGATGGCTGTTGGCCGAATTAGGAATGGACGAGCCGGAGCTGTCCCGTGTGACGCGTTTGATTGCCCGACCGCATGGATTGATCGTGGTCACCGGTCCGACCGGTGCGGGGAAGACGACGACGTTGTATGCGATGTTACGCGAGTTGAATCGTCCGGAGACCAATATCGTGACATTGGAAGACCCGGTGGAGTATCAGATGCCAGGGGTCAACCAGATTCAGATCCACCCGAAAGCGGGCTTCACTTTTGCTGCGGGTTTGCGCGCCGTACTCCGCCAAGATCCCAACGTGATCATGGTGGGTGAAATACGGGACAGAGAGACAGCGGATATTGCTGTGCGTGCAGCCATGACCGGACATCTCGTGTTGTCAACCCTGCATACCCCGGATGCGCTGAGTTCCATCACCCGTCTGCTCGATATGGGGGTAGAGCCGTACCGGGTGGCGGCCACGCTGATCGGCGCCGTCGCCCAGCGATTGGTTCGGCGGGTTTGCGGTTCATGCGTAGGCGAAGGATGTCCGGATTGTCAGCAGACAGGGTATCACGGGCGAACGGGAGTGTTTGAAGTGGTCACGGTGGATGAGTCATTGAGTCGCGGCATTGCGGAAGGATGGCCATCGGAACGGATGCGGAAACATCTGTTGCACCGGGGTGTGCGTACCATCGCCGACCATGTGAAGGAACGGGCAGCAGCTGGTATCACGACGTGGGAAGAGTGTCTTCGGGTGGTGGAGTACATTGAGGAAATGGAAGTGGACGGCGGAACGGTTGGCGATGTTCAGTCGGACGCTCGCTCACCTGCTGGATAG